The Mucilaginibacter terrae region TTTTTGGATTTCGCCTAAAACAGCCCATTCATTTTGATTAACTTAGACACCTCGTAAAGATCATGAAAAAAGACAAACTGATATTTGAACTACTTGAGGATGAGCAGAAACGCCAGGAAGAAGGCCTGGAGCTTATCGCATCCGAAAACTTTGTAAGCAAGCAGGTAATGGAAGCTGCCGGTTCGGTAGCCACCAACAAATATGCCGAAGGCTTACCCGGTAAGCGCTACTACGGCGGCTGCCAGATTGTTGACGAAATTGAAACCATTGCCATTGAGCGTGCAAAACAACTGTTTAACGCCGAGTGGGTGAACGTTCAGCCGCACTCTGGCGCTCAGGCTAACGCTGCGGTAATGCTGGCCGTGTTAAATCCGGGCGATAAAATTCTGGGTTTCGACTTGTCGCACGGTGGTCACTTAACCCACGGTTCGCCGGTAAATTTCTCGGGCAAGTTATATCAGCCTCATTTTTATGGTGTAGTTAAAGAAACTGGGTTAATTGATTACGAACAACTGCGTGCCACTGCCTTGGCCGAAAAACCAAAGCTGATCATTTGCGGTGCATCGGCCTACTCGCGCGATTGGGATTATGCATTCATACGCCAGGTGGCTGATGAGGTTGGTGCTTTGGTACTGGCAGATATTTCGCACCCGGCCGGTTTAATTGCCCGCGGTTTGCTAACCGATCCGCTGCCGCATTGCCACATTGTAACCACTACCACCCACAAAACCCTGCGCGGTCCGCGTGGCGGCCTTATTATGATGGGTAAAGATTTTGAAAACCCATGGGGTTTAACTACACCAAAAGGCGAAGTGAAAAAAATGTCGGCTTTGTTAGATAGTGCCGTATTTCCGGGTACGCAAGGTGGACCGTTAGAGCATATTATTGCGGCTAAAGCAGTTGCCTTTCACGAGGCGCTGAGCGATAGCTACATGAAGTATGTTTTACAGGTTAAACTAAACGGTGCGGCTATTGCCAAGGCATTTGTTGACCGTGGTTACGAAATTGTTTCGGGCGGTACTGATAATCATTTGATTTTAATAGATTTACGTAATAAAGGAATATCAGGCAAGGCTGCTGAAAATGCGCTTGTTGCTGCCGATATTACCGTAAATAAAAACATGGTTCCTTTTGACGATAAATCGCCGTTTGTTACCTCGGGTATACGTATTGGTACAGCTGCGGTAACCACAAGGGGCATGAAAGAAAAGGAAATGGAAAAAATTGCCGAGTTGGTTGACGAGGTAATAAAAAATCCGGAAGACGAACATTCTTTGAAGAAAGTACGTAAAAGTGTTCATGCGTTAACGGAGAAGTTTCCGTTGTATGAATAATGAGCACAAAAAATAAATGACATTAGAACGGGGTATGGTAATTCCTGATAATGAGGACGAACGCCTGAGAGCGCTGCATACTTATGATATTCTGGACACGTTTCCGGAGGCAGAGTATGACGCCATTTCGCGTTTAGCCTCTTACATTTGCCAAACCCCGTTCGCTGTTATTTCTTTTATTGATGATAAGCGCCAGTGGTACAAATCATCGGTTGGGATGCCCAATACCGAAATAGAGCGTAGCAAAAGTTTTTGCCAGTACACCCTGCTCGACAATGTGTTAATGGAAATTCCTGATGCACGCTTCAGCGAAATTTTTGCCAACGATGAAAATGTAACGGGTGGCTTTGGTGTACGCTTTTATGCCAGCCAACCCCTTATTGATGCTGATGGCTATTGTTTAGGAACGCTTTGTGTTTTTGACCAACAACCTAAGCATCTGAGCGATGAACAACGCGATGCGTTGAAGACGCTGGCATCTGAAGTAATATCGCACTTAACGCTGCGTAAACAAAAAAAGGAACTCGAAAGGAGTTTAAAACTTCACGAAGACTTTTCTATCCTCTTCAACAGTTCATCCGAAATACATTACATAGCCGACGAAACCTCAAAAATTGAGCTGATTAATGATGCAGTTGAAACCATTTTAGGTTATAAGCCCGCACAATTGGTTGGCCGTTCGTTGTGGGAGTTTGTGGTAGGGCAAACACGTGATGATTTTTCCCATTTAATTGAAACCGGTTTACGCACCAAGCAGGCATTTGAAATGGAAACCTGCGTGTACAATATTAAGGGCGAAGAGCGGTGCATCAGCTGGTCGGCCGTAAACAACATGGGCAGGTGGTATGCCAGCGGCCGCGATGTTACCGAGCAAAAAAAGGTTCAGGAACAATTGGAGCAGCTATCACTGGTAGCCAGTAAGGTGAGCAATGGCGTGGCCATTACCAACGCCCATAACAAGGTTATATGGATAAATGATGCCTTTACAACGCTTACCGGGTATAATTTAAATGATATTGCAGGTAAGCAAATGCGCGAGGTTTTTAAAGGTGATTACGTTCAGCAACACACCACCGACCGTATTGACGAACTGTTAAACACCCGCAAGGCTTTCGAGATAGAGATTAGTGTACAACACAAAGATGGCCACCCGATGTGGTTGTCGGTTTTAAACTCACCGGTACTTAACGCTGCAGGTAAAGCCGAAAAGTATATTAAGGTTTTATTGGATATAACAGAGCGGAAAATTGCCGAGCGGGATATTGAGATCCTGTCATTCGCATCAGAAAAATCTCCAAGTGGCGTAGTGATCCGCGACCGCGAAAGTCGTATAATCTGGATGAACGAGGCTCTCGAAAATATTTTAGGGTACAAGTTAGCTGAGTTGCAAGGAAAGGTTTTTGGCGATATACTGATTGGCGAAAAAACCGATCTCAACGTTTTAAAAGAGGCCAAGGTGGCTTATGATGAAAATAAGCCATACGAAATAGAGATACTGATCTACAAAAAAGACGGTACGCCTTACTGGGCTTACCTGGCTAATAGTCCTTTCTTTAACAAGGCTGGCGAACTGGAACGTCAGATAACCGTATGCGTTGATATTAATGAACGCAAAAAGGCCGAAGAACAGTTAACCATGTTATCATTAGTGGCCAGCAATACTGTGAGCGGTGTGGTTATTAATGATGGGTATGGAAATGTGGAATGGGTAAATAAAGCTTTTGAAAATATTACCGGTTATGGCTTGGCCAATGTACAAGGCCGCCATTTAGGCGATGTACTTAAAGGTGAACTTACCGATGTTTCGATTATCGAAAAAGCGCGAGAATTATCTAAAAACAAGCAATCATTTGAGGTTGATTTGCTGATTTACCGTGCCGATGGCGAGCCTTTGTGGATATCGGTTATCAACTCGGTGATATTAGATGAAACCGGCAAGGCTAAAAAATACATTGAGGTAATTATTGATATAACGGCCAAAAAGAAAGCCGAACTGGAGCTGATTGCCGCCAAAGAGGAAGCCTTACAGCTGAGCCGGGCAAAGGATATGTTTATATCGGTAATGAGCCACGAGATACGTACACCTCTAAACGCGGTAATTGGTATGTCGCACCTGTTGGCCGAGGAAAATCCTACCGAATCACAAAAAGAGAATCTGGATGTATTAAAGTTTTCGGCCGAAAACCTGATGACCCTGATTAATGATGTACTGGACTTTACCAAGATAGAAACCGGCAACATTGAACTGGAGAAAGCCAGGGTAGATTTGCGCGAGCTGGTGCAAAGCGTAGTAAGCTCGATGCGCCACAATGTAAGCGGCAAGCAAATTTACTTTAAAGGTAACGTTGAGAATGAAATTCCGGCCTGCGTTTTGGGGGATCGTACTCGTTTAGTACAAATATTGCTTAATTTAGCCAGCAATGCAGTTAAGTTTACCGAAACCGGCGGTGTAACTATTGATTTAAAAGTTGTAGAACAAACTGCGCAGGAGGTGCGTATAAGGTTTGCAGTAACTGATACGGGCATTGGTATAGCAGCCGATAAAACAGGCACTATATTCGAATCGTTTAAGCAGGCCGCAGCCGATACCACCCGCAAATATGGTGGTACTGGTTTAGGTTTGGCCATAACCAAACGATTGATAGAACTACACGATTCGCGCATTAACGTGGAGAGTATATTGGGCGAAGGCTCAACGTTTTGGTTTACCATAACATTTAAAAAAGCAGATAATAATAACCATATGAGTAACGAAAGTGCCGAAATAGGTTTAAAGGTAAACGTACTTGTTGTAGATGATAACCAGATAAACCGTTTACTGGTAAATAAGGTATTGAAAAAATGGAACGTTCAGGCCGATTTTGCGGAGAACGGATTAGAAGCCATTCAAAAAATTACAGCCAACCGCAATTACGACGTAGTGTTAATGGACATTCATATGCCCGAAATGGGAGGCCTGGAAGCCACTCAGATATTGCGCTCTAAAGAAGACGACTACTTTAAAAAGTTACCTATCATAGCACTTACTGCATCCATGCTTAACAGCCAGCTAAACCAGATCGAAGAATCGGGAATGAATGATTTTATTTTAAAACCATTCGATCCTAAAAACTTGTACGAGAAGCTGAGCAAATATCAGCAGCAATAGAAAATTACAACGATAGATGAAGCCGGGCATGATCCGGCTTTTTTTGTGGCTTTACTTTTGGAAAAAAAAACACAAAAAAACAGGAGCTGCCTTTTAAAACAAACTCCTGCCATTAATTATGATCAAACGCTCCGGGTATTTATACGCAAATAATTTTCAGGATGTTACGTGATTGTTGGAGGTTTTGATAAATATTTTCTCATGTTGAAAAATTGATGGTCATATATGTTTAATTCACCTTTGGGGCAGATAGGTAATGAATATGCAATTTGTGAAGTAGATGTGTTAATTCTTCGCAGAATACGATCAATGATATATACACATCCTTTAATACATGCAATATGCGCCGTAGGTGCTACCTATTTATAGAAAGAAAAAGCCAAGTTCTTTATGTCCCAGCGGGACTACCATTTATAAACATGCACAAATTAGGGTAGCTCCTAACGGAGCAGGTTCAATTTCACCAAGAATATTCTATAATAGGTAGCACCTACGGCGCAGAAATGTTTTTGAGCAGAAAAGGTAGCCCTCAGGGAAAGATTCGAAAGTTAAGGAATTTATAAATTAAAACTACACTGCATATGCGATCGCAGCTATACTTAACCTCAATCCTGGCACTTTTAACAATTCCTGTGCGCAGGCTTCCAAAGTTGAACCAGTAGTTACAATATCATCTACCAATAAAACATGCTTGCCTTCCAATACCTCAGGGCTCTGCAAAACAAACACCTGCTGCATATTCTCAAACCTTGCAAAGCGCGATTTACGGGTTTGCGTTGAAGTTTTAACCGCTCGTGTAAGATTGTCTTCTAAAACTGCGGCTTGTAGTTTACCTGCCAAGCCCCGGGCAAAATTGGTGCTTTGATTGTAGCCACGTTCGCGCATACGGCTTACATGTAAGGGTACGGGTATAATGTAATCAATAGTAGGTAACAGTGTGTTTTGCAAGAGTTGGCTACCGGCTATGTTGCCCAGTTTATCCCCGATTTTTTGCATACCCCGGTATTTAAACTGGTGCATCAAATGCTGTACCTTACCTCCTTTTTCAAAATACAAAAGGGCATAAGCATGCTCCAGTTTTATTTTACCCCAAAATTGCCGGGCTACAATATTATCGGGTTGTAAATGAAAATTCGTGAACGGTAAATTATACAGGCAATCGGTACAAATCAAGTCTTCGGTACCCAGCAAATTAGCCTTGCATGCATGGCAAAGCCTCGGGAAAAGCAAGTTGATAAAATCATGAAGGTAGGTATTGCGCATGGGAATAGAGCCAAGAGCTGAGAAGCAAGAGCCAAGATAGGAATTAAACCATAGATTGCAATCAGTTATCCTGCTTTCTGGCTCTTGTTCTTGGTTCTAATTTTAGGCTTCAGCCGTTGCTTTATCCTTCACCGCCAATTGCCCGCAGGCGGCATCAATATCTTTACCACGGCTACGGCGTACGTTGGTGTTTACGCCTTGTTTGCGCAGGTAATTGGCAAACGCTTCTATCTTGTCTTCGCCGGCGTTGGTAAAATCGGCAAACGATATGGGGTTGTATTCAATAATATTAACCTTGCAGGGTATGTGCCTGCAAAACTTGGCCAGCTCGGCTGCGTCCTGCAACTCGTCGTTAAAATTATGGAAAACAATGTACTCGTAAGTAACAACGTTTTTAGTTTTACTATAAAAATACTTTAAGGCATCGGCCAGGGCAACCAACGAGTTTTGCTCATTAATAGGCATAATTTCGTTGCGCTTGGTATCATTAGCCGCATGCAGTGACAGGGCCAGGTTAAAACGCACCTGG contains the following coding sequences:
- a CDS encoding ComF family protein, which translates into the protein MRNTYLHDFINLLFPRLCHACKANLLGTEDLICTDCLYNLPFTNFHLQPDNIVARQFWGKIKLEHAYALLYFEKGGKVQHLMHQFKYRGMQKIGDKLGNIAGSQLLQNTLLPTIDYIIPVPLHVSRMRERGYNQSTNFARGLAGKLQAAVLEDNLTRAVKTSTQTRKSRFARFENMQQVFVLQSPEVLEGKHVLLVDDIVTTGSTLEACAQELLKVPGLRLSIAAIAYAV
- a CDS encoding serine hydroxymethyltransferase gives rise to the protein MKKDKLIFELLEDEQKRQEEGLELIASENFVSKQVMEAAGSVATNKYAEGLPGKRYYGGCQIVDEIETIAIERAKQLFNAEWVNVQPHSGAQANAAVMLAVLNPGDKILGFDLSHGGHLTHGSPVNFSGKLYQPHFYGVVKETGLIDYEQLRATALAEKPKLIICGASAYSRDWDYAFIRQVADEVGALVLADISHPAGLIARGLLTDPLPHCHIVTTTTHKTLRGPRGGLIMMGKDFENPWGLTTPKGEVKKMSALLDSAVFPGTQGGPLEHIIAAKAVAFHEALSDSYMKYVLQVKLNGAAIAKAFVDRGYEIVSGGTDNHLILIDLRNKGISGKAAENALVAADITVNKNMVPFDDKSPFVTSGIRIGTAAVTTRGMKEKEMEKIAELVDEVIKNPEDEHSLKKVRKSVHALTEKFPLYE
- a CDS encoding PAS domain S-box protein, producing MTLERGMVIPDNEDERLRALHTYDILDTFPEAEYDAISRLASYICQTPFAVISFIDDKRQWYKSSVGMPNTEIERSKSFCQYTLLDNVLMEIPDARFSEIFANDENVTGGFGVRFYASQPLIDADGYCLGTLCVFDQQPKHLSDEQRDALKTLASEVISHLTLRKQKKELERSLKLHEDFSILFNSSSEIHYIADETSKIELINDAVETILGYKPAQLVGRSLWEFVVGQTRDDFSHLIETGLRTKQAFEMETCVYNIKGEERCISWSAVNNMGRWYASGRDVTEQKKVQEQLEQLSLVASKVSNGVAITNAHNKVIWINDAFTTLTGYNLNDIAGKQMREVFKGDYVQQHTTDRIDELLNTRKAFEIEISVQHKDGHPMWLSVLNSPVLNAAGKAEKYIKVLLDITERKIAERDIEILSFASEKSPSGVVIRDRESRIIWMNEALENILGYKLAELQGKVFGDILIGEKTDLNVLKEAKVAYDENKPYEIEILIYKKDGTPYWAYLANSPFFNKAGELERQITVCVDINERKKAEEQLTMLSLVASNTVSGVVINDGYGNVEWVNKAFENITGYGLANVQGRHLGDVLKGELTDVSIIEKARELSKNKQSFEVDLLIYRADGEPLWISVINSVILDETGKAKKYIEVIIDITAKKKAELELIAAKEEALQLSRAKDMFISVMSHEIRTPLNAVIGMSHLLAEENPTESQKENLDVLKFSAENLMTLINDVLDFTKIETGNIELEKARVDLRELVQSVVSSMRHNVSGKQIYFKGNVENEIPACVLGDRTRLVQILLNLASNAVKFTETGGVTIDLKVVEQTAQEVRIRFAVTDTGIGIAADKTGTIFESFKQAAADTTRKYGGTGLGLAITKRLIELHDSRINVESILGEGSTFWFTITFKKADNNNHMSNESAEIGLKVNVLVVDDNQINRLLVNKVLKKWNVQADFAENGLEAIQKITANRNYDVVLMDIHMPEMGGLEATQILRSKEDDYFKKLPIIALTASMLNSQLNQIEESGMNDFILKPFDPKNLYEKLSKYQQQ